The window AACACCTACGTGGTGATAATAATTATGCCTGGATTAACTCAGAAATTGCAGTTATGGGAGCTGAAGGTGCAGCAGAGGTTATTTTTAGGCAAGAATGCAAAGATCCTGATAGAAAGAAGGAAATAATAGCCAACTATAAAGAAACTATTACATCGCCTTTTGTCGCTGCTTCAAGAGGTTATCTTGATGATATTATCAAGCCTCAAAATACTAGATGGAGGATATGCAAATCTTTAAAATATTTACGCACTAAGTCGGTAAACAAGCCATGGAAGAAACACGATAATTTACCATTGTAAATATTTGTTAAGAATTTTAAACAGCCTTTAAATATAGATAAAGACTTGAAAATTAGTTTATGACCGAAAAACCATTATTTGAAAAAGTCCTTGTTGCCAATCGCGGTGAAATTGCCCTCAGGATCATGAAAACTCTCCAGAAAATGGGAATAAAATCTGTAGCAGTTTACTCGGAAGCAGACACCAATGCTCAACATGTACAATATGCAGATGAAGCTTATTACATAGGTAATTCACCGGCAACAGAAAGTTACTTATCAATAAAAAACATTATTACGGCAATTAGAGAAAGTGGTGCTGATGCTGTTCACCCGGGATATGGGTTTCTAGCTGAAAATGCAAATTTTGCCAATGTTTTAAAAAGAGAAGGTGTTACTTTAATAGGGCCAAGTGCCAAAGTAATCAAGATTATGGGCGATAAAATTGAGGCTAAAAAAATTGCCGTCGCTTCTGGTGTTAGTACAGTCCCAGGTTATATGGGTACTATTAATGACGTAGAACAAGCTATAAAAATTGCTGAGCAAATAGGATTTCCCGTAATAATAAAAGCAGCTGCAGGCGGCGGCGGTCGTGGTATGCGGGTAGTAAAAAACTCCCAAGAAATGGCAAAGGCTTACCAGTCTGCGAAGTTTGAAGCCCAAAATAGCTTTAGCGATGCTAGGGTTTTTATTGAAAAATTAATTGTTGCTCCTCGCCATATTGAAATACAGCTTTTAGCGGATCAATATGGAAATGCCGTTTGCCTTGGAGAAAGGGAATGTTCAATTCAGCGTTATCACCAAAAAGTCATAGAAGAAGCTCCTAGTTCTTTTGTTGACGAAGTAACAAGACAGAAAATGTATGCTGAAGTGATCGCTTTGGCTAAGAAAGTGGGCTACTATTCAGCTGGTACGGTTGAATTTATGATGGATAAAGAGAAGAACTATTATTTTCTTGAAATGAATACCCGTCTGCAGGTAGAGCATCCGGTTACTGAACTAATTACTGGCTACGATATAGTAGAACAAATGATTAGAATAGCAGCAGGGGAAAAGCTTTCTTTTGAGCAAAAAGATGTAAAAATGACCGGTTGGGCTATTGAGTCAAGAATTTGCGCCGAAGACCCATCACGTGGGTTTTTACCCTCTAGTGGTAGGATATTAGACTATAAGCTTCCACCTAAAAACCCCAATATTAGAATTGATAGCGGTATTGGTTCAGGAGGTGAAGTTAGTATGTTTTATGATGCAATGATAGCAAAATTATGCACTTATGGTGAAACACGGCAAGCAGCAATAGAGCTTATGAGCGAGTCACTAAGCTCATTTGTCATTCAGGGTATATCGCACAATATTAGTTTCTTAGAAGCGCTAATTAATCATCCCAAATTTATATCAGGAGATATTCATACCGGATTTATTGATGAAGAGTATCCAGGGGGTTTTTCAGGTGCGACTCTTACGCCAGGTATAAGTGAAGTATTTTTGGCAACAGCGATTTACATATCTCTGACAGAACAAAGGAGAGCTTCTTCTATTGGAGGTCAAATTACAGATCAAGCCCATAAAATAGGGACTAGATGGATTGTTTCTATTGATAAAGATCAATATCCTATAATGATCAAACAGGTAACAGACGGCTATAATATCAGATATGGAACAAACAGGATTACTATTCGCAGTAATTGGACTTTAGGAACTCATCTTTTTACAGCAATTATTAATGGTCAAAAAGTTAATGTTAAAATAGTCGATATTCCCACCGGTTATAGACTTACCCATTCTGGTATTACAGTAAATACCTATGTTCGTTCTCCTAGGATGTCAGAACTGGAAGCTCTTATGCCGGTGCGGGATGAGACTGAAGATTCGGTAGAGCTATCAGCACCACTTGCCGGTCAGATAATAGCTATAAACGTTAAAGCTGGAGACGAAGTAGCAATAGGTCAAGATTTAATAGTTCTTACTGCTATGAAAATGGAAAACATAATTACTGCTGAGCGCAAAGGTAAAATTGCTAAGGTATTGGTACAAGAATTGGAAAATGTTATAAGTGGCCAGGTGTTGTTAGAGTTTGAGTAAAAAATAACTTTAAAATATATATAGCCATTTAGGAAGCTTATCACCTAAAAACTTCCATA of the Candidatus Megaera polyxenophila genome contains:
- a CDS encoding acetyl-CoA carboxylase encodes the protein MTEKPLFEKVLVANRGEIALRIMKTLQKMGIKSVAVYSEADTNAQHVQYADEAYYIGNSPATESYLSIKNIITAIRESGADAVHPGYGFLAENANFANVLKREGVTLIGPSAKVIKIMGDKIEAKKIAVASGVSTVPGYMGTINDVEQAIKIAEQIGFPVIIKAAAGGGGRGMRVVKNSQEMAKAYQSAKFEAQNSFSDARVFIEKLIVAPRHIEIQLLADQYGNAVCLGERECSIQRYHQKVIEEAPSSFVDEVTRQKMYAEVIALAKKVGYYSAGTVEFMMDKEKNYYFLEMNTRLQVEHPVTELITGYDIVEQMIRIAAGEKLSFEQKDVKMTGWAIESRICAEDPSRGFLPSSGRILDYKLPPKNPNIRIDSGIGSGGEVSMFYDAMIAKLCTYGETRQAAIELMSESLSSFVIQGISHNISFLEALINHPKFISGDIHTGFIDEEYPGGFSGATLTPGISEVFLATAIYISLTEQRRASSIGGQITDQAHKIGTRWIVSIDKDQYPIMIKQVTDGYNIRYGTNRITIRSNWTLGTHLFTAIINGQKVNVKIVDIPTGYRLTHSGITVNTYVRSPRMSELEALMPVRDETEDSVELSAPLAGQIIAINVKAGDEVAIGQDLIVLTAMKMENIITAERKGKIAKVLVQELENVISGQVLLEFE